The proteins below are encoded in one region of Shewanella algae:
- the nadE gene encoding ammonia-dependent NAD(+) synthetase: MKGQILREMKVLSAIEPEYEVERRVAFLKAKLQEAHCKTLVLGISGGVDSSLAGRLCQLAVDSLNEGKAEAEYLFVAMRLPYLEQRDEHEAQQALAFIRPSKLVTVNIHDGVSGIHQHVLSGFDRAELALPDANKVDFVKGNVKARMRMAAQYEVAGLLGGLVVGTDHSAENVTGFYTKWGDGACDLAPLFGLNKRQVRQLAAFLGASETLVRKAPTADLECDNPGLEDEVALGLSYDQIDDFLEGKPVSAEVESRIIAIYKATQHKRKPIPTIYD, from the coding sequence GTGAAAGGACAGATCTTAAGAGAAATGAAAGTACTGAGTGCTATTGAACCTGAATATGAGGTGGAAAGGCGGGTAGCATTTCTCAAGGCCAAACTGCAGGAGGCTCACTGCAAGACTCTGGTTCTGGGGATCAGTGGCGGGGTCGATTCTTCCCTGGCCGGACGCTTATGTCAGTTGGCGGTAGATTCGCTAAATGAAGGCAAAGCCGAGGCTGAGTACCTTTTTGTGGCCATGCGTTTACCTTACCTTGAACAGCGCGATGAACATGAGGCGCAGCAGGCGCTGGCATTTATCCGCCCCAGCAAACTGGTGACTGTGAATATTCATGACGGGGTTAGCGGCATTCATCAGCATGTACTCAGTGGCTTTGACCGCGCTGAACTGGCGCTACCGGATGCCAACAAGGTTGATTTTGTGAAGGGTAATGTCAAGGCCAGAATGCGGATGGCAGCCCAATACGAGGTAGCTGGCTTACTCGGGGGCCTGGTGGTCGGTACAGATCACAGCGCCGAAAATGTCACAGGTTTCTATACCAAGTGGGGCGATGGTGCTTGCGACTTGGCGCCGCTTTTTGGCCTGAATAAGCGTCAGGTCAGGCAGTTGGCCGCCTTCCTCGGCGCCTCGGAAACCCTGGTCCGCAAGGCGCCAACGGCGGATCTTGAGTGTGACAACCCTGGGCTTGAGGACGAAGTCGCCCTTGGGCTGAGTTACGATCAGATAGACGACTTCCTTGAGGGCAAGCCGGTTTCCGCCGAGGTGGAAAGCAGGATCATAGCCATCTACAAAGCCACGCAGCATAAGCGCAAGCCTATCCCGACCATTTACGATTAA
- a CDS encoding AraC family transcriptional regulator encodes MHEEKIHYWRAPSHPELEISRASFQHFHFEPHVHLDFHIGVVSHGGQDFHYRGQTWHLRPNWLSTLDPDSSHDGQSSEQQGYCALVMSLPHDWLQQLARDLGLGYFSFAAPMLHHPALYQEFCQLHHLLTQPIAANDLLVPEAAVIAFLEKLMRLHGRKLNTERQPHALSQSQLDRLRETFHADPGAPFRLPQLAKELDLSQYQLLRQFRQRTGMTPHAYLKRIRLEYAKKALLRGDSVISVAQQVGFFDQSHLNKAFKRAFLLSPQAFQRRML; translated from the coding sequence ATGCACGAGGAGAAAATCCATTACTGGCGCGCCCCATCCCATCCCGAACTGGAGATCAGTCGGGCCAGTTTTCAACATTTTCACTTCGAGCCCCATGTTCATCTGGACTTTCATATCGGTGTGGTCAGTCACGGCGGCCAGGACTTTCATTACCGTGGCCAAACCTGGCACCTGAGACCCAATTGGCTGTCGACCCTGGATCCCGACAGCAGCCATGATGGCCAGAGCAGCGAACAACAGGGCTATTGTGCCCTGGTAATGTCCCTGCCCCATGACTGGCTGCAACAACTGGCGCGGGATCTCGGCCTGGGATATTTCAGTTTTGCCGCGCCTATGTTGCATCATCCAGCGCTGTATCAGGAATTTTGCCAGCTGCACCATTTGCTGACCCAACCCATAGCAGCCAATGATCTCCTGGTTCCCGAAGCCGCGGTTATTGCCTTTTTGGAAAAGCTGATGCGCCTGCATGGCCGCAAGCTCAATACCGAGAGGCAGCCTCACGCCTTGAGTCAGAGTCAGCTCGATAGGTTAAGAGAAACCTTTCATGCCGATCCCGGTGCGCCATTTAGGTTGCCGCAGCTTGCCAAGGAGCTGGATCTCAGCCAATACCAACTGCTTAGGCAGTTTCGCCAGAGAACCGGCATGACGCCACATGCCTATTTAAAGCGGATCCGCCTGGAATATGCCAAGAAAGCCCTGCTCAGGGGAGACAGTGTGATTTCGGTGGCGCAGCAAGTCGGCTTCTTCGATCAGAGCCATCTGAACAAAGCCTTCAAGCGTGCCTTCCTGCTTTCTCCACAGGCGTTTCAGCGGCGCATGCTGTGA
- a CDS encoding LysE family translocator, translating into MTDLHLLLTLGTIHLLALASPGPDFALILKIASREQRSTALAAAVGISLAILVHTVLSLTGVSLAIQSSHTLFVLVQLFGALYLGWMGLGAFGVQAWLKRALAARPLAEAQTNELPTSRAAINDTQVMQSEELNNRVDNEPGKSASDNTMSAAAGLLLGLSTNLFNPKALVFFLTLFSTLITPEVNSQTKLLAAILLPLLSVIWFAMLAMLLSHARVQQRLLRFGHYIDYLCGAIFLAVSVAILLRLLTA; encoded by the coding sequence ATGACAGATCTGCATCTTTTGCTGACCCTGGGCACCATTCACCTGCTGGCATTGGCGAGCCCGGGGCCGGATTTTGCATTGATCCTGAAAATTGCCAGCCGAGAGCAGCGCAGCACCGCACTGGCGGCCGCCGTTGGCATCTCTCTGGCGATATTGGTGCACACTGTCCTGAGCCTCACAGGTGTCAGCCTGGCCATTCAAAGCTCGCATACCCTGTTTGTGCTGGTGCAGCTCTTTGGCGCCCTTTATCTGGGCTGGATGGGACTGGGAGCCTTTGGTGTTCAGGCCTGGCTTAAACGCGCCTTGGCGGCAAGACCACTCGCTGAAGCTCAAACCAATGAATTGCCAACCAGCCGGGCAGCAATCAATGATACACAAGTCATGCAGTCCGAGGAGTTAAACAATAGGGTAGACAATGAGCCAGGTAAAAGTGCGAGCGATAACACCATGTCTGCCGCCGCCGGGTTGCTGCTTGGGTTATCGACCAACCTGTTCAACCCCAAGGCGTTGGTGTTCTTTTTAACGCTGTTTTCCACCCTTATCACCCCGGAGGTCAACAGCCAGACCAAGCTATTGGCCGCCATATTACTGCCGCTGCTCTCGGTTATCTGGTTTGCCATGCTGGCCATGCTGCTGTCTCACGCCCGGGTGCAGCAACGCCTGCTGCGCTTTGGCCATTACATAGATTACCTTTGCGGCGCTATCTTCCTGGCCGTCTCGGTTGCCATACTGCTGAGGTTGCTGACGGCTTGA
- a CDS encoding response regulator translates to MRILVVEDDPLLSHHLKVQLGELGNQVQVAGTAKEGFFQATNYPIDVAIVDLGLPDQDGIALIQRLRDEDVKAPILILTARVNWQDKVEGLNAGADDYLVKPFQKEELVARLDALVRRSAGFVKPVINSGDLSLDLAAKQVTMNGEPMEITAFEYQILEYLMRHNHEVVAKQRLLDVIYGDKEGDPNTIEVMVSRLRKKLTRDGIENPIVTIRGQGYKFNLPCN, encoded by the coding sequence ATGAGAATTTTGGTTGTTGAAGACGATCCCTTGCTCTCCCATCACCTCAAGGTACAACTGGGAGAATTGGGAAATCAGGTCCAGGTGGCGGGAACAGCCAAAGAGGGATTTTTTCAGGCGACCAACTACCCCATTGATGTCGCCATTGTGGATTTGGGATTGCCGGATCAGGACGGCATTGCGCTTATCCAACGCCTGCGGGATGAAGATGTCAAAGCCCCTATCCTGATCCTTACCGCCCGGGTCAACTGGCAAGACAAAGTTGAGGGACTCAACGCCGGCGCCGATGACTACCTGGTCAAACCTTTTCAAAAAGAGGAACTGGTGGCCCGTCTCGATGCCTTGGTCCGCCGCAGTGCCGGTTTCGTCAAGCCGGTGATCAACAGCGGCGACCTGTCGTTGGATCTCGCCGCCAAGCAAGTCACCATGAACGGTGAGCCGATGGAAATCACCGCCTTCGAATATCAAATTCTCGAATACCTGATGCGTCACAACCATGAAGTGGTCGCCAAACAGCGCCTGCTGGACGTTATTTACGGCGACAAGGAAGGCGATCCCAACACCATTGAGGTGATGGTGAGCCGACTGCGCAAGAAGTTGACCCGTGATGGTATCGAAAATCCAATAGTGACCATCAGAGGCCAGGGGTACAAATTCAACCTGCCATGCAATTGA
- a CDS encoding ATP-binding protein: protein MQLRIKPKKRLLTRMFLTSLSIIAVVGFGLAWMVNILHAQNSYNEETAQLIAEIPQVAAELREHDLIPDTSSWLEENNKQERYVIASCDEKFKQVWTSSLAVDRGLFDTCERFNEIRNEAPPYYLNMADNRAYFAYLLSVDIAGIHYNLLVLKDAAKLEQEYSQFAKRTYIRLALVLALALVLLISAAYWGMRPLVQMRNELRSIINGKSKSLSGGYPVELEGVTQALNQLLQQSSAQQQRYQNAMNDLAHSLKTRLAAVHAITDDASLDKQASSEKIMEQVSQMDQLVKYQLKRAMLGRKGLKQEQTPIAPLVEQLAQMLFKVYRDKQVKFSAEIEEELQFPGNQGDLMELFGNLMENAFRLCISTVRVSAGYQGNILQILVEDDGPGVDESLKQKIIQRGVRADTQSPGQGIGLAVCNEIVSSYGGTLSIEDSDLEGARFRIQIPMQ, encoded by the coding sequence ATGCAATTGAGAATAAAGCCCAAGAAACGCCTGCTGACGCGGATGTTTCTCACTTCGTTATCGATCATTGCCGTGGTCGGTTTTGGCTTGGCCTGGATGGTCAACATATTGCATGCGCAAAACAGCTACAACGAAGAGACGGCGCAGCTGATAGCCGAAATCCCTCAGGTGGCTGCCGAGCTCAGGGAGCACGACCTGATACCGGACACCAGTTCCTGGCTTGAGGAGAACAACAAACAGGAGCGCTATGTCATCGCCTCCTGTGACGAGAAGTTCAAGCAGGTATGGACCTCGTCGCTGGCGGTGGACAGAGGTCTGTTCGATACCTGTGAACGTTTCAATGAAATCCGCAACGAAGCGCCCCCCTACTACCTCAACATGGCCGATAATCGCGCCTATTTTGCCTATCTGCTGTCGGTCGATATCGCCGGTATTCACTACAACCTGTTGGTGCTCAAGGATGCGGCCAAACTGGAGCAGGAATACAGCCAATTTGCCAAACGCACCTATATTCGCCTGGCACTGGTGTTGGCACTGGCGCTGGTACTGCTTATCAGCGCCGCTTACTGGGGCATGCGGCCACTGGTACAGATGCGAAATGAGTTGAGATCCATCATCAACGGTAAGTCCAAGTCACTCTCGGGCGGTTATCCGGTGGAGCTTGAAGGCGTCACCCAAGCTCTCAACCAACTGCTGCAGCAATCCAGCGCCCAACAACAGCGCTATCAAAATGCCATGAATGACCTGGCCCACAGCCTCAAGACCCGTCTCGCCGCCGTGCATGCCATCACAGATGATGCCAGCCTGGACAAACAGGCCAGCAGCGAAAAAATCATGGAACAGGTGAGCCAGATGGATCAGTTGGTGAAATATCAGCTCAAGCGCGCCATGCTGGGACGCAAAGGCCTCAAGCAGGAACAGACTCCGATTGCCCCTCTGGTGGAGCAACTGGCACAGATGCTGTTTAAGGTATACCGTGACAAACAGGTGAAGTTCAGCGCAGAAATAGAGGAAGAGCTGCAGTTTCCCGGCAATCAGGGCGACTTGATGGAGCTGTTCGGCAACCTGATGGAAAATGCGTTCCGCCTGTGTATCTCAACCGTTCGCGTCAGTGCCGGTTATCAAGGCAACATACTGCAGATACTGGTAGAAGATGACGGCCCAGGTGTTGATGAGAGCCTTAAACAGAAGATCATCCAGCGCGGGGTGCGCGCCGATACCCAGTCACCGGGACAGGGAATTGGTCTGGCGGTATGTAATGAAATCGTCAGCAGTTACGGCGGCACCCTCAGCATTGAGGATTCAGATCTGGAAGGTGCCCGCTTCCGCATTCAAATTCCCATGCAGTGA
- a CDS encoding 2OG-Fe(II) oxygenase, which yields MDFIEVYPNAIPDELCDRLIAAFDAHPGVTEGRTGHGVDKEKKISRDLTLDQYPELQPLRNELLGHTLKHAGRYFDKYAMALMGAVAVQVADESGNAVTLTPDNYARLGAPRAEALVQYLYRSGTINLQRYQRDVGGYPHWHSEQFPQAGHNDALHRVVLYMFYLNDVAEGGETEFFYQQRKIAPKKGTMVIAPAGFTHSHRGNRPKSDDKYIATSWIMFNRAEQLYGPTRR from the coding sequence ATGGACTTTATCGAAGTATATCCCAATGCCATTCCTGATGAGTTATGCGATCGTCTTATTGCCGCCTTTGATGCTCATCCGGGTGTTACTGAGGGCCGCACAGGCCATGGTGTCGACAAGGAAAAGAAAATCAGCCGCGATCTGACATTGGATCAGTATCCCGAGTTGCAGCCTCTGCGCAATGAGTTGCTGGGCCACACACTAAAGCATGCCGGGCGATACTTTGATAAGTATGCCATGGCACTGATGGGAGCCGTTGCCGTGCAGGTGGCTGATGAGTCCGGCAATGCAGTAACCCTGACACCGGATAACTATGCTCGTCTGGGAGCCCCCAGAGCCGAGGCGCTGGTACAATACCTTTATCGTAGTGGTACCATCAATCTGCAAAGATATCAGCGCGATGTCGGTGGTTATCCTCATTGGCATTCTGAGCAGTTTCCCCAGGCCGGTCACAACGACGCCCTTCACAGAGTGGTGCTTTACATGTTCTATCTCAATGATGTGGCCGAAGGCGGGGAGACTGAATTCTTTTATCAGCAGCGCAAAATTGCGCCAAAGAAGGGCACTATGGTGATAGCACCGGCGGGATTTACCCATAGCCACAGAGGGAATCGTCCCAAGAGTGATGACAAGTATATTGCCACCTCCTGGATCATGTTTAACCGCGCCGAGCAACTTTATGGGCCAACCCGGCGCTGA